Part of the Vigna unguiculata cultivar IT97K-499-35 chromosome 3, ASM411807v1, whole genome shotgun sequence genome, CGTCGGTTCTCAgtgcttatatatataatactacaTCAAGGtagcaaaatttaattttttttaaaataaaataatatctttattatatttaacatttatctGATTGTATtgattattcatttaaaaatcgTGTTCTTACTTTCTGATGATTAATGTGGTTAATATCCATATGAATGCATTATAGAAATTCTGAGTGTTGATTACTCTAACTTTCTATCAAATTATCAatcacattaatttttttactaatttccATTTGCATAATGTGTGATATGGGAAACAAATacgagaaagaaaaaaaaaattaataaaatgaatgagAGAATTCACTATAAATTTTTTGGGTGAAAGTTGACAAAAGTGAAATTTTAGGACATGCAATAAAccttaataaaaagaaaaaaatgtgcaATTTCAGAGGGAGGGAGAGGACATTCAagcatttcttatttttcttatttttttttcctgcaaGAGAATTGCTGGAACATTACACGAGgtattattatgaatattaatatataatattattatatctgtatattattaataagaagaaaaatgagTTTTGTAGAATCTGATGAGGGTAATGGTGTTTTTGTGCAGAATTTTTGGTCAGGGAGAATTCCAAAGCTCTGCATTTTTAACCTTGGAAACACTTTGCAACACTTCCAAAGGAAGAATGTCGCCACTTACAACTACCATTTTCGTTTCCAGATCTACCTTGTATGACCTCACTCCTGTTGCGAAGCATAAAAAAAAGGCCATTATCAGAAATCGGAATCAGAGTTTTGTTCAATGCACATAGAAGTAAAACAAGATCAAAGAATGATCAAGTTGACTTTTTTCAGAGATGGGTAccatttttcaataaaataagtgtTGGCCATCtcataataatatcaaataatactcctaaaaaaatgaattttaattctAACTCATCGTATGATaacatttttatgtaattatatatgaTTAGAAAATCATCTCATGTGAAATTTCCAACAAATAGGACTTTGATTGAAACTTTAATCAAATACACCCATCACAATCCAAGATTATAAACTCTCCTATATAAAACACTCATGAAATATGAAcactaataatatgaaaaaattgttaCGTGCTCACCTTCAAGCTTTGAGATGTGCTTCTCAACTTTCTTTGCACAGCCATGGCAATGCATGGACACTCTCAGTATCACTATCTGAGAATTGAGCAAAAGGAAGATATCAATTAGCCTCATCTcaactttcaattttttttgccaAAGTGAATTCAATgcaaaatgtaaaagaaaagagaaaccTCACCTTAGGTTTCAATTGAAAAGCCAAAGTCTGTTTTCCCTCAACTACATCCTTGAGTCTTAGTTTGAGATCGCTGCCACTTTCAATCAAAGGCTTGCTCTCAAactcatcatcatcttcaaatTCCATGGAATTAACACAGAAGCATGTGTTTGAACAAGAAGAAAGACAGAACTTGTCCAACACCCAACCAAGTTTACCCATTTCAACTTTTCACTATTATCACTCACACTCAAATCTGGACTCAAAACCCACCCTCAAGTCTCAACCAATAAAAAAGCTTATAGCTTGTTATAGAGGAGGAGAAAAACAAATGAGGCTAAGGTCAAATTTTATGGGGGAAACCAAAGTGCACAGGACCCAACGAATTTTatccaaaataataatagaaaacagAGACTGTGCGATTGGAACCTGTCATGTGATGAACCACCAAACACTGACCAAACTAAAATCCACTAAAGACAGAAGATACCAACCACTCAGTGTCATAAAAGGAGAAACATGGTTTCATAAGCGTCTCATTCACTGTTTAGGCCATGGAAGAAACAAATGCGTGTCAAAAGAGGAGAGACATGATTCAtaagaaaagaaacagtgaTGAAAGGAAGGGAAGTGGAAGTGACAAACTTTATATGAGAATGTGATGTGACTTAGCAGAAGCTGGAGGAAAAGAGTatgtatatatgttatatatacacAATTATAGATCGATGTGGATAAGTGTTACATCCAAATTAATGAAGTATAAGCTTGGTAAAGAGGTCAAACATAAAGGAACAAAGTGGAGGCATATTTGGTAATACAACTGTTACGCAAATTGAACACTAAGGACAAGAAAACGCATGGCAAGACGGCATAACAGGGAATTCTTTTAAGTTTTGAGCATTATATAGAAACACTGTGCACAATGCTTGATTGACATCATTCTACACTGTAATagcttatatattatataaagaattGGAATAAATATGATTGATTGGGATGAGGCATGCATGCTTAATTAACATTCTAAACTATGTGAGTAGATGAGTTTTTAATTATATCGATGAGTGCAAAGGGTAAAAAATGATATAGAATAAGTGAGAGTGATGGAGTGAGACATGAATGAAGCTGAGCATGTTGACGTGTTTGTCTATACGTTGAATATAATAGTGCAAAATGGGACAGTGTACCTTGCATTATTGGAGACTATGAGCTGAGAGGGGTTTGTGAATTATTGTGTTAAATAAAGGGTACTTTATTTCTACAGGTTGGTCCATGTGACAGTGGATCCTTTCAAAAATGGAGCAGATTGAGGAATTTGACAAGGCTAAGAGAAAACACACTCTTATGGAGCGTGTGTCAGTCACATCACATGAGCTTAATTTCCTTCTTTAACAGTAAAGTAGAGTTATACAAATGTGTGGTGCTTTTTACATCATATGAAGTTAACACTTACCACTACTACTACACCCGGAAGTGTTTCAtggttgttttaatttaaaaattgaagtatgtatttaagttttatatgaaataaaaataataaaattgagtaatatataagaaaataatttacaaatttattattttaaaattttaaactaaagatgatgtgaaatttattttcattgcgaaaatattatgaatattaGGAGTGTCAAAATGAATTCTGACTCATTGACTAATCTTCCAACACCAGATAATAAGATGGACTCAATTAGAATTTTCAACCTGTAAATTGCTTTTGTCCAATTGCGTCTTGACAAATTTGTAGGTCAATTGGTTTTTTATTCattgatcatttttttaattaaaaatttaaatttaaataattaaaaagattaatttttttattaaatttgttctaaaaatataaatatataatattattataatttaaatcattaattttactaacaaattaaattttaattattagtcataatgaaattaaaaaacaaaaaagtgacAGGTCAACATGACCTATGATAAGATGGTTGAATTTCTAGTTCGATTTTTTGTGTTTACGGTTTAACTTAACTTGATTTGTTTTTCCaaacaaaaatgaatgaaaataactCCTTATTACCTCTAATATgtcacataaaataatttaaatagagaTGGAAACACAATCTAGTTATTGTCctaattatatgtttatatgtttGATACTCAAgtatgtgaaaataaaaataagcttACAAAGACAAATTCTTATTCTCGAAGAGaatgtttcaaaaaataacCCTCAGTTCCTTTTTAACCCCTCAactaaggaaaataaaaaaagtgtctTCAAATATgaactctcattttttttaaacctcAATTAGGAACTCATTTAAAGttagaactaaaataaatttaaatacatttttttcttaattcaacCTTTCAAGATGttctttaaaagtaaaattgtgacaaaatttaaaaaataaacgaTATTTCAAATACAATATCCCGCATGATAATAACATGTACCTAATTGGATGATTGAATCATAGAAATCCAACGTGGACTCATCAACATGCACggttattttctttctcatgaTATGAAATTTGAAACTGGAAAATATTGTAGTTTGTTTTCTCTAGGTAGTTTATCTTTCTTTATTCGGTGATTCCAAACACAGTTTACGATAGATGTGAAAGCAACTCTACAAATAATTATACGAGAAACATGtatctttttcaaatatattatatagtttGAACTATAGTGAAAACTTTAAATGTGTGCTTCTAAACCTTACCGAAGCGACTTCACCTAGTGCTGGCTCTATGCAAAGCAAACAGCCAGAGTTTTGTACGTGAAAGGAGCAGAGCAGGTTGTAGTCGTTAATTGCTTTTGGAAACTTGTTACCATATTAAATGCAAAACTTtcatttgttttgtaaattttatcattataaatgaatagATATGTGTATATGTATAAGTATATCTATGATGAGAAGattgtaataattttgttaaaaattaaataaagtgaGGTGTCGcttaatattatactttataaaaattatatattatgattctTATTTTTTGAACTCTCATCTCTTATTTTCTAATATGATTtagtataagaaaatataatatacattaatcaatgatttataaaaaatcacgtcataaaataaaataaaagatagttaaaaaatgaaaattatagataaaaaagtGATGTCGATCAaaatttttctaattgtttCTTGCTGCTCTGAGACACCGACTGAACCTGTTTGTCACTACTTACGGTTCTCTTAAATTCGCACTTCCACCATTGTAGATTGTAGTGACATTCCACAAGCAAAATCCGTTCTTCACGCTACCAATGCTAATACCCTACACCGCATTAAGTATTCAAAATTCATTATAGGCGACTATCAtcgaacagaaaaaaaaaatgagagttacaaagaaataaaatatcaaaagatatatCATCcgaaattcaaaattcaattaattcatcTATCTCAATAATTATGCCTTTTTGTTTATCGAGCTTGTCTGGAATGGAATATTGTCTTGTGGACACAAAATCTAATTGTTCCATTTCCCAAATAATAGACGCGCCctgttaggaaaaaaaaatagtttgataTAATATTTGGTGA contains:
- the LOC114179109 gene encoding protein SODIUM POTASSIUM ROOT DEFECTIVE 2-like: MGKLGWVLDKFCLSSCSNTCFCVNSMEFEDDDEFESKPLIESGSDLKLRLKDVVEGKQTLAFQLKPKIVILRVSMHCHGCAKKVEKHISKLEGVRSYKVDLETKMVVVSGDILPLEVLQSVSKVKNAELWNSP